In Paenibacillus sp. J23TS9, a single genomic region encodes these proteins:
- a CDS encoding GNAT family N-acetyltransferase yields MNREKIRYEKFSQKDDPMARALLSEDVEGGEEIHRVLIKEPDLFKAAFMEDKLVALAQVNEPGSQSYLNVFVGPRFRRQGIGSAMVKYFESELQAGGTEKIRSSFLAGRPSSMSFARKLDYDPYFSSAFMQRTGNSFPLKVLPVRLYRDEDYLVSQSLYAQAFHEMRVRVGSFPDSVIAQPSEKERTLWKDDTNNHFVYEINGEVVAYSHISGNVLSSISVRTDLQGLGIGRKFAMYLCNEIYQRGNANVELWCVVGNYARNLYNSLGFKEKYVTQYLRKTL; encoded by the coding sequence ATGAATAGGGAAAAAATCCGATACGAGAAATTCAGTCAAAAAGATGATCCAATGGCGAGAGCATTATTAAGCGAAGACGTTGAAGGCGGGGAAGAGATCCATCGGGTGCTTATCAAAGAACCGGATTTGTTTAAAGCCGCGTTTATGGAGGACAAGCTTGTAGCGCTGGCTCAAGTGAATGAGCCCGGATCCCAATCCTATTTGAATGTGTTTGTAGGTCCGCGGTTTCGCAGGCAAGGCATCGGTTCCGCAATGGTCAAATATTTTGAAAGCGAATTGCAGGCGGGCGGAACCGAGAAAATCAGGAGTTCCTTTCTCGCCGGTCGACCATCTTCAATGTCGTTTGCGCGCAAGCTCGATTACGACCCATACTTTTCATCGGCTTTCATGCAGCGAACCGGCAATTCCTTCCCCCTGAAAGTCCTTCCGGTGAGACTGTATAGGGACGAAGACTATCTGGTAAGTCAATCTCTGTATGCCCAAGCATTTCATGAGATGCGTGTCCGTGTCGGGAGCTTTCCTGATTCTGTGATTGCCCAGCCCAGTGAAAAAGAGAGAACATTATGGAAAGATGATACAAACAACCATTTTGTCTACGAAATCAATGGGGAAGTCGTCGCTTATAGCCATATCTCCGGTAATGTACTCAGCAGCATATCAGTCCGTACAGACCTTCAGGGGCTTGGGATCGGAAGAAAGTTTGCTATGTATTTATGCAATGAGATCTATCAGCGGGGCAACGCGAATGTCGAACTTTGGTGCGTTGTCGGCAATTATGCCAGAAATTTATATAACAGCCTAGGCTTTAAAGAAAAATATGTTACGCAATACTTGCGGAAAACGCTATAA
- a CDS encoding aldo/keto reductase, which translates to MQKVILNNGVEMPILGFGVYQIADQNECEQSVYDAIMAGYRLIDTAASYLNEEAVGRAIKRSGVAREDLFVTTKLWIQDTGYERTKIAFEKSLERLQLDYLDLYLIHQPYGDVYGSWRAMEELHREGKVRSIGVSNFHEDRLIDLIIHNEIVPAVNQVETHPFNQQIENAKFMIKNQVQIESWAPFAEGKNNLFQNEVLVSIAEKAHKSVAQVVLRWLTQRGVVVIPKSVRKERIIENIDIFDFELSQEDMVKIAALDTKQSLFFSHRDPEMVKWLGNRKLDI; encoded by the coding sequence ATGCAAAAAGTAATTTTGAACAATGGTGTTGAGATGCCTATACTCGGTTTTGGCGTATATCAGATTGCAGATCAAAATGAATGTGAACAAAGCGTCTATGATGCTATCATGGCAGGTTATCGGCTGATTGATACCGCTGCCTCATATCTAAATGAAGAAGCCGTTGGCAGAGCAATCAAACGAAGTGGTGTTGCGAGAGAGGATTTATTTGTCACGACGAAGCTTTGGATTCAGGATACGGGTTATGAGCGCACAAAAATAGCATTTGAAAAATCACTGGAAAGATTGCAATTGGATTATTTGGATTTGTATTTAATTCATCAGCCATATGGAGATGTGTACGGTTCTTGGCGTGCTATGGAGGAACTACATCGTGAAGGAAAGGTTCGCTCCATTGGCGTTAGTAACTTCCATGAGGATCGTCTGATCGATCTGATTATCCATAACGAAATCGTTCCTGCCGTAAACCAGGTAGAAACGCATCCTTTTAACCAGCAAATCGAAAATGCAAAATTCATGATAAAGAATCAGGTTCAGATCGAATCCTGGGCGCCTTTTGCGGAAGGGAAAAATAACCTGTTCCAGAATGAAGTATTGGTATCCATCGCTGAAAAGGCTCATAAATCCGTTGCTCAAGTGGTTCTACGTTGGTTAACACAAAGAGGAGTCGTTGTGATTCCAAAATCTGTTCGTAAAGAAAGAATAATCGAAAACATCGATATCTTTGATTTTGAATTAAGCCAAGAGGATATGGTGAAGATCGCTGCGTTAGATACGAAACAGAGCCTGTTCTTTTCACATCGGGATCCGGAAATGGTGAAATGGCTCGGGAACCGTAAGCTTGATATCTAA
- a CDS encoding AraC family transcriptional regulator, which yields MSEPIFQQQDELAKLIERYSVQEGVNSIAIPSLFLVRRSEVTGPKQSVYKPSLCIIVQGAKEVWLGQERFRYSPADYLVASVDLPVSGQVVEASPAVPYLALNLVFTPNQILDVLCDSKIAGGKKENAKRAMYVSPTESTLLDAVLRLARLLDHPMDIPVLAPLVTKEILYRVLQGQHGDVLEQIALEGSSTYRIRDVIEQIMNNYDRSLRIEELAEIANMSAASLHRHFKEVTAMSPIQFQKHLRLQEARRLLLSESTDAADVAFQVGYESPSQFSREYSRMFGFPPREDIKRLRAK from the coding sequence ATGTCTGAACCCATATTTCAACAGCAGGATGAGCTTGCAAAACTTATAGAGCGTTATTCAGTACAGGAGGGTGTAAACTCAATTGCGATTCCATCCTTATTTTTGGTTCGCCGATCTGAAGTTACAGGACCTAAGCAGAGTGTATACAAGCCTTCCTTATGTATCATCGTTCAAGGAGCGAAGGAAGTATGGTTGGGACAAGAGCGCTTCAGGTACAGTCCAGCCGATTACCTTGTTGCATCGGTTGACCTGCCGGTATCCGGGCAAGTCGTTGAAGCCTCACCCGCCGTTCCGTATTTGGCACTGAATCTTGTATTTACGCCGAATCAAATCCTGGATGTTTTATGTGATTCTAAGATCGCTGGTGGAAAGAAAGAGAATGCAAAGCGAGCCATGTATGTCAGCCCGACTGAGTCAACCTTATTGGATGCGGTACTTAGATTAGCTCGTTTGCTGGACCATCCGATGGATATTCCGGTGCTTGCTCCGCTAGTTACAAAGGAAATTCTGTATAGAGTTCTGCAAGGGCAGCACGGGGATGTGCTGGAACAAATTGCATTAGAAGGAAGCTCTACGTATCGGATCAGAGATGTGATCGAACAAATCATGAATAACTATGATCGATCTTTGCGGATTGAGGAGCTTGCGGAAATTGCGAATATGAGCGCTGCTTCACTTCATAGACATTTCAAAGAAGTGACAGCGATGAGTCCAATACAATTTCAAAAACACCTGAGATTGCAGGAAGCACGGCGACTATTATTGTCCGAATCAACAGACGCCGCTGATGTTGCATTTCAGGTTGGCTATGAAAGCCCATCGCAATTCAGCCGTGAATACTCACGCATGTTTGGTTTCCCGCCAAGAGAAGATATTAAGCGCCTGAGGGCGAAATGA
- a CDS encoding macrolide family glycosyltransferase, with translation MARVLFINGGSEGHINPTIGVVQELISRGEEVVYFCIEAYRERMEKTGATVRTFDDQKFIKAFISGGRDYLLERINGLLLTADIVIPSILAQIQGEHFDYIIHDSMFGCGRIIAQILKLPAISSCSTFAQTKNTIDDMLEQSFEHVPAEIVKPIKDKFQSLTVMIKEKFGVEIHSPYEVYCNPAPLTMVYTTREFQPDGEAFDPTYAFVGPSIISRFIPEKFDFTTIQGKNPIYISLGTVFNQAMDFYKLCFEAFGNTDHSIIMSVGNKVRISDLGEIPANFSVQNVVPQTEVLQYTKLFITHGGMNSAHEGLYYGVPLVVIPLSADQPIIAGQVAKMGAGVTLHMQSLTANQLREAADHVLSLQSFKKAASEIRESFRNSGGYHQAVDKIFEFKNQFHI, from the coding sequence ATGGCGCGTGTTTTATTTATCAATGGTGGATCCGAGGGACATATCAATCCAACGATTGGCGTTGTACAAGAGCTTATTTCGCGTGGAGAAGAAGTTGTATATTTTTGTATCGAAGCGTATCGGGAGCGTATGGAGAAGACGGGAGCAACCGTTCGAACCTTTGACGACCAGAAATTCATCAAAGCCTTTATTTCAGGTGGAAGAGATTATCTGCTTGAAAGAATCAACGGACTTTTACTTACGGCAGATATCGTCATACCAAGTATTCTCGCACAGATTCAAGGAGAGCATTTTGATTACATCATCCATGATTCCATGTTTGGTTGTGGACGTATAATTGCTCAAATTCTGAAGCTTCCTGCTATCAGCTCATGTAGTACATTTGCTCAGACAAAAAATACAATCGATGACATGCTGGAACAATCTTTTGAACATGTCCCGGCAGAAATCGTCAAACCTATAAAAGATAAATTCCAAAGCCTGACGGTCATGATCAAGGAAAAATTCGGTGTGGAGATCCATTCTCCTTACGAAGTGTATTGTAATCCAGCACCTCTTACAATGGTGTATACAACAAGGGAGTTTCAACCAGATGGAGAAGCATTCGATCCAACATATGCATTTGTAGGTCCATCCATCATTTCACGATTCATTCCAGAAAAGTTCGACTTTACTACAATCCAAGGAAAAAATCCCATTTACATTTCATTGGGTACGGTGTTTAACCAAGCCATGGATTTCTATAAGCTTTGTTTTGAAGCTTTTGGAAACACGGATCATTCGATTATCATGTCTGTGGGGAATAAAGTCCGGATTTCTGATTTAGGGGAGATTCCTGCTAACTTCAGCGTCCAAAATGTTGTTCCTCAAACGGAAGTTCTGCAGTACACGAAGCTATTCATTACCCATGGGGGAATGAATAGTGCCCATGAGGGTCTCTATTACGGAGTGCCGCTCGTTGTCATTCCACTAAGCGCGGATCAGCCGATCATTGCGGGGCAAGTCGCCAAGATGGGAGCAGGCGTTACCTTACATATGCAAAGCTTGACTGCAAATCAATTACGTGAAGCCGCAGATCATGTGTTAAGCCTCCAATCATTCAAGAAAGCCGCTTCAGAGATTAGGGAATCCTTTCGCAATTCGGGCGGCTATCATCAAGCTGTTGATAAGATTTTCGAATTCAAAAATCAATTTCATATTTAA
- a CDS encoding MFS transporter, giving the protein MTTFTPQAAKRAGRKEWIALSILCLPLMFASMDVAVLFFAAPAIAADLKPNATQQLWIFDVYGFILAGMLLTMGAIGDRIGRKRLLIIGTVGFALSSLFAAYAQSAESLIIARGILGIAGSTLMPSSLALIRVMFQDPAQRTKAMSIWSAVMASGVTLGPIIGGVLLNSFSWGSVFLINIPAMALLLIIAPFLLPESRSEMRSPIDVLSSLLVLTSVLPLTYGVKTLAEDGWAVLPFVMLVAGMLSGIAFVRRQLHIPNPLLDIRTLMERRIGGSILVNFIAMFALMASSLVNTQFLQSVLGYSPFVASLWSVLPSVAVGAAAPIAAKLSQTYGRPRIITAGILLAAIGFVVLTQVRLEGFSPLVIVLVGAGLIAAGIVSVMTLVTDYVVGVAPVDRAGAVGGLIETSSELGGAFGIALLGCLLAAVYRNSVSPLLPKGLTPEAAHAAEQTIAGASSAASHLPAEAASRVMDASREAFVTSMHTTCLVAGAILVLAAVITVVLLRDKKTDIEAAASSRA; this is encoded by the coding sequence ATGACAACTTTTACCCCTCAAGCGGCCAAGCGTGCAGGACGCAAAGAATGGATTGCGCTTAGCATTTTATGTCTGCCGTTGATGTTTGCATCCATGGACGTCGCTGTCCTGTTTTTCGCCGCCCCCGCTATCGCAGCGGACTTGAAGCCGAATGCCACGCAACAATTGTGGATTTTTGATGTTTACGGCTTCATTCTTGCCGGTATGCTATTGACGATGGGCGCGATTGGCGATCGAATCGGACGCAAGCGCCTGTTAATCATCGGTACGGTCGGATTCGCTTTGAGTTCACTTTTCGCAGCATACGCCCAATCGGCCGAATCTCTGATCATCGCTCGAGGAATACTCGGAATAGCAGGTTCAACCTTGATGCCGTCTTCACTTGCCCTTATTCGCGTCATGTTTCAGGATCCCGCGCAGCGGACGAAAGCTATGTCGATTTGGAGTGCGGTGATGGCCAGCGGGGTTACCCTCGGTCCGATCATCGGCGGAGTGCTTCTCAATTCTTTTTCCTGGGGATCAGTGTTCCTTATCAATATCCCGGCGATGGCCCTTCTCCTCATTATCGCTCCGTTCCTTCTACCCGAGTCGCGCAGCGAAATGCGAAGTCCGATCGATGTGCTTAGTTCGCTTCTTGTTCTTACCTCTGTCCTACCCCTTACTTATGGCGTCAAGACGCTTGCGGAGGATGGATGGGCAGTGCTTCCTTTTGTTATGCTTGTTGCAGGCATGCTGTCGGGTATCGCGTTTGTGCGGCGGCAGCTCCACATTCCCAACCCTTTGCTCGATATTCGTACGTTGATGGAGCGGCGAATCGGCGGTTCGATTCTCGTTAATTTCATCGCTATGTTCGCGCTCATGGCAAGCTCACTGGTCAATACTCAGTTCCTTCAGTCGGTGCTTGGATATTCTCCGTTCGTTGCATCCCTATGGAGCGTGCTGCCTTCCGTAGCCGTAGGGGCGGCGGCACCGATTGCGGCAAAGCTGTCGCAAACTTACGGAAGACCGCGCATTATAACGGCGGGCATCTTGCTGGCAGCAATCGGATTCGTCGTGCTGACCCAGGTTCGCTTGGAGGGTTTTTCTCCGCTAGTCATCGTGCTTGTCGGAGCCGGATTGATTGCTGCAGGTATCGTCTCGGTCATGACTCTTGTTACGGATTATGTCGTGGGTGTCGCTCCCGTTGACCGTGCTGGAGCTGTCGGCGGTCTTATCGAAACTTCCAGCGAACTTGGTGGCGCGTTCGGCATCGCTCTTCTGGGCTGCCTTCTGGCAGCGGTATACCGGAATTCGGTCTCCCCTCTTCTTCCCAAGGGGCTAACGCCGGAAGCTGCTCATGCGGCCGAACAGACCATTGCCGGAGCTTCAAGTGCAGCAAGTCATTTGCCGGCAGAAGCTGCTTCTCGCGTTATGGATGCATCCCGTGAGGCTTTTGTAACCTCTATGCATACCACTTGTCTCGTTGCCGGCGCGATCCTGGTTCTGGCCGCGGTCATCACGGTCGTATTGCTCCGTGATAAGAAGACGGATATCGAGGCCGCCGCATCGTCAAGAGCATAA
- a CDS encoding TetR/AcrR family transcriptional regulator translates to MSPDDLTPEEVAKILPPGAALGWGLAKPPQRGPKREMSIDLIVKKAIEIADKDGLASVSMNRIASALGFTAMSLYRYIPSKDDLLILMQDAACDISLPAERAPQEWRESMREYVLGTVDVFRKHPWYGDIPILGIPITPNNLRIVEWALRPLRDMPLNHYEKMSIVLLLSSYARTYGMLQRDIDRAVLAGSSEEAFSGLNYSAALRYLIKPEQYPNLHPIVMSGAYTGENEDENTVGNDLEFGLDRILDGIEQFLIQKTTSDGPEHHK, encoded by the coding sequence ATGAGCCCTGACGATTTAACACCAGAAGAGGTTGCCAAAATCTTGCCCCCCGGCGCAGCGCTCGGCTGGGGATTAGCGAAGCCGCCGCAGCGCGGACCCAAGCGCGAGATGAGCATCGATCTAATCGTGAAAAAGGCGATCGAGATCGCGGACAAGGACGGTCTTGCCTCCGTCTCGATGAACCGAATTGCTTCAGCGCTAGGCTTTACGGCCATGTCGCTCTACCGTTACATTCCCAGCAAGGATGATCTGCTGATCCTGATGCAGGATGCGGCATGCGATATTTCTTTACCCGCGGAAAGAGCTCCGCAGGAATGGAGGGAAAGCATGCGCGAGTACGTATTGGGCACGGTTGACGTATTTCGCAAGCATCCGTGGTATGGAGACATTCCGATTCTCGGGATTCCGATTACGCCAAATAATTTGCGTATCGTGGAATGGGCTTTGCGACCGCTTCGAGACATGCCTCTGAACCATTACGAGAAGATGTCTATCGTACTTCTCTTGAGCAGCTATGCCCGTACATATGGGATGCTTCAGAGGGACATCGATCGTGCCGTTCTAGCGGGTTCCAGTGAGGAAGCGTTCAGCGGGCTGAATTATTCGGCTGCGCTACGGTATTTAATCAAGCCGGAGCAATATCCGAATTTGCATCCGATCGTGATGTCCGGTGCGTATACCGGCGAGAACGAAGACGAGAATACCGTCGGCAACGATTTGGAATTCGGACTGGATCGGATTTTGGACGGGATCGAGCAATTTTTGATACAAAAAACGACCTCTGACGGCCCTGAGCATCATAAATAA
- a CDS encoding NADP-dependent oxidoreductase, with protein sequence MKAFIIEKYGKNTPLFMSEQPTPEIGAHDVLVEIYAASLNPIDFKIKEGKVKLLLNYNFPLILGNDFSGVVVKVGDRVHTFKPGDEVYGRPRKNRIGTLAEYIAIHEEDISLKPQNLSFEEAASIPLVGLTTYQAFSDILNLQKGQKILIHAGSGGVGTFAIQLAKLMGAYVATTASDKGYDMVQSLGADQIINYRKEKFEEILTGYDAVYDTLGGAALEKSFRILKPNGQIVSISGVPNAAFGKEQQLGWWKTAVLSVVSRKITALEKQSHVKYHYLFMKPSGAQLNILKDYIERDYIKPVIDKVFHFTDAGKALHYLEAGSAKGKVVVRIK encoded by the coding sequence ATGAAGGCCTTCATTATCGAGAAATACGGAAAGAATACGCCACTATTCATGTCGGAGCAGCCTACGCCTGAGATCGGAGCACATGATGTATTGGTGGAAATTTATGCAGCGAGCTTAAATCCTATCGACTTTAAAATAAAGGAAGGGAAAGTCAAGCTCCTGCTAAATTATAATTTTCCTTTGATCTTAGGCAATGATTTCTCAGGCGTTGTCGTCAAAGTCGGTGACCGGGTCCATACCTTTAAGCCCGGAGACGAAGTGTATGGGAGACCCCGTAAAAATCGTATCGGCACCTTGGCGGAGTATATCGCTATACATGAGGAAGACATTTCGCTGAAGCCCCAAAATCTAAGCTTTGAAGAAGCGGCATCCATACCGCTGGTCGGCCTTACGACGTATCAAGCATTTTCGGATATTCTAAATCTGCAAAAAGGCCAAAAAATCTTGATCCATGCCGGATCCGGAGGCGTCGGCACCTTTGCCATCCAATTGGCCAAATTAATGGGAGCTTATGTCGCCACAACGGCGAGCGATAAGGGGTATGATATGGTCCAATCGCTGGGCGCAGACCAGATTATCAATTACCGAAAAGAGAAATTTGAAGAAATCCTTACGGGATATGACGCGGTGTATGATACCTTGGGAGGAGCCGCTTTGGAAAAATCATTCCGAATCCTGAAGCCTAACGGGCAAATCGTATCCATTTCCGGCGTTCCCAACGCTGCATTCGGAAAAGAACAACAATTAGGGTGGTGGAAAACAGCTGTCTTATCCGTTGTGAGCCGTAAAATTACGGCACTAGAGAAACAGAGCCATGTGAAATACCATTACCTATTCATGAAACCAAGCGGAGCACAATTGAATATTTTAAAAGACTATATTGAAAGAGATTACATTAAGCCGGTGATTGATAAGGTGTTTCATTTTACAGATGCAGGAAAAGCACTTCATTACCTGGAAGCTGGAAGCGCCAAAGGAAAGGTTGTCGTTCGAATAAAGTAA
- a CDS encoding helix-turn-helix transcriptional regulator: MNKQTEHILQQFKECIPLMDVLTDENRQAIIMLLAQHKSGLNVNTISEHINLSRPAVSHHLKVLKQSGYIHFEKKGVENYYVLTIRKPLEQLKSLIAAVEAECSRS, from the coding sequence ATGAACAAACAAACCGAGCATATTCTGCAGCAATTCAAAGAATGCATCCCTCTGATGGACGTATTGACCGATGAAAATCGTCAAGCCATCATTATGCTGCTGGCACAACATAAGTCGGGACTGAACGTCAATACGATATCCGAACACATCAATTTGTCCAGGCCGGCCGTCTCTCATCATTTAAAGGTGTTGAAGCAGTCCGGTTATATTCATTTCGAAAAAAAAGGTGTAGAAAATTATTATGTGCTGACGATCCGCAAACCGCTGGAACAGCTCAAATCGTTGATTGCGGCCGTTGAGGCGGAGTGCAGCAGGTCTTAA
- a CDS encoding sulfatase-like hydrolase/transferase, with translation MAVKPNVLFIIADDHRYDAIGAAGDRVVQTPILDGMARTGTMMTSTHIVGGVDGAVCVPCRACIHTGTHIFQATESQTIGDYEKTGVIRAGMNTMPSWFRSHGYYTHAVGKWHNDRASFSDGFCSGNALFFGGMSDHHQVPVFNYDANGFNPREQPRIEKQFSTELFTDAAIGFLEQYAEEDPFFLYLAYTSPHDPRTAPEPYANMYDHKHIPLPPSFMEEHPFDNGEMDVRDEHLAAYPRLPDEVRGHIQDYYAMISHMDYHIGRVLQSLANSGRLENTIVIYTSDHGLSVGRHGLLGKQNLYDHSIRVPWLIQGPGIPAGRRIDQLNYQFDIFPTLCAMAGLNAPDGIAGQSMADLIRGEVDRGRETVYALYRDIQRMVKDERWKMIKYRRSELTGQGSDCKQLFDLKNDPWELRDLASLPEFTQQVERLEGELRNWMNRSGDLYAECFL, from the coding sequence ATGGCGGTGAAACCAAATGTACTTTTCATCATAGCAGACGATCATCGGTATGATGCCATCGGAGCAGCAGGAGACCGCGTGGTGCAAACGCCGATATTGGATGGTATGGCCAGAACCGGTACCATGATGACTTCAACGCATATTGTTGGTGGCGTCGATGGAGCCGTCTGCGTACCATGTAGAGCTTGCATCCATACGGGAACACATATTTTTCAAGCAACGGAAAGCCAGACGATTGGCGATTACGAAAAAACCGGAGTCATTCGTGCAGGAATGAACACCATGCCGTCTTGGTTTCGCTCCCATGGCTACTATACCCATGCGGTCGGCAAATGGCATAATGATCGGGCTAGTTTTTCTGATGGTTTTTGCAGTGGTAACGCACTGTTTTTCGGCGGCATGAGTGATCATCATCAGGTGCCGGTGTTTAATTATGATGCAAACGGCTTTAATCCTCGAGAACAACCGCGGATCGAAAAGCAGTTTTCAACAGAACTATTTACGGATGCGGCTATCGGTTTTTTGGAGCAATATGCCGAAGAAGATCCATTTTTCCTGTACCTGGCGTATACCTCACCGCATGATCCGCGGACGGCGCCGGAGCCATACGCGAATATGTACGATCACAAGCATATCCCATTGCCGCCAAGTTTTATGGAAGAGCATCCATTCGATAATGGCGAAATGGATGTCCGTGATGAGCATTTGGCCGCCTATCCGCGCCTTCCAGATGAGGTAAGGGGCCACATACAAGACTATTATGCCATGATTTCCCACATGGATTACCATATCGGCCGAGTTCTGCAATCGCTTGCTAATTCAGGCAGACTAGAGAATACCATCGTCATATATACCTCAGATCACGGTCTTTCCGTAGGCAGGCATGGGCTGCTAGGCAAACAAAATTTGTACGATCACAGTATTCGGGTACCCTGGCTGATCCAAGGTCCGGGAATTCCTGCAGGTAGGCGCATTGATCAGCTAAACTATCAATTCGATATTTTTCCTACCCTTTGCGCTATGGCCGGTTTAAACGCGCCTGATGGTATAGCCGGTCAAAGCATGGCAGACTTGATTCGAGGCGAGGTGGATCGGGGCAGAGAAACGGTATATGCACTATACAGGGATATTCAACGGATGGTGAAGGATGAGCGCTGGAAAATGATTAAGTACCGCCGTTCGGAACTAACGGGTCAGGGAAGTGATTGTAAGCAGTTGTTTGATCTTAAGAATGATCCCTGGGAGCTTCGCGATCTGGCTTCTCTTCCAGAATTCACTCAACAGGTCGAGAGACTGGAAGGGGAGCTGCGTAACTGGATGAATCGGTCTGGCGATCTTTATGCTGAATGCTTTTTGTAA
- a CDS encoding AraC family transcriptional regulator, whose protein sequence is MSKSLLPHIASTFLDALLSSALGEDMFRIYSCYNVTVPSSWRIEERVLEEFHALYVKRGCLTYLINGTPHQLTAGSLLFLTDGTVHSAYRDLKEPLSILPIRFTLGCYKDEQKYAAKTEVPCHFTFRPRDTAKFSILFETIHRYYTLAPSIRRNVLCHAAICQILAEMSLELELMRQDTPIHPAIQHIKAYMDTHPAERLSVQELASLSGLSSKYCSKLFQQIYGLPIKTYQIKTRIDYARYLLEHSRQSIKEVSFHLGYSDPFTFSKQYKAVMGVSPSKIVLRSGHSKF, encoded by the coding sequence ATGTCAAAAAGTCTACTGCCTCATATAGCGTCCACTTTTTTGGATGCGTTGCTGTCTTCCGCGCTTGGCGAGGACATGTTTCGTATATACAGCTGCTATAATGTAACGGTGCCCTCTTCCTGGCGCATCGAGGAACGCGTGCTTGAGGAATTTCATGCACTCTATGTTAAAAGAGGATGCCTGACGTACCTGATTAACGGAACTCCTCATCAACTAACAGCAGGCAGTCTGCTATTTCTGACCGATGGCACGGTTCATTCGGCATATCGGGATCTTAAAGAACCGCTGAGTATCCTTCCCATTCGCTTTACCCTTGGCTGCTATAAAGATGAGCAAAAATATGCTGCTAAAACGGAGGTTCCATGCCACTTCACCTTCCGTCCGCGGGATACTGCGAAGTTCAGCATCCTTTTTGAAACGATTCACCGCTATTATACCCTTGCTCCCTCCATAAGAAGGAATGTATTGTGTCATGCTGCCATATGCCAAATACTTGCCGAAATGTCGCTAGAACTGGAACTCATGCGGCAAGATACTCCCATTCATCCAGCCATCCAGCACATCAAAGCGTATATGGATACGCATCCGGCAGAAAGACTTTCGGTTCAAGAGTTGGCAAGCTTATCCGGTCTATCCTCCAAATATTGTTCGAAACTATTTCAACAAATATATGGGTTACCCATCAAAACCTATCAGATTAAAACTCGCATCGATTACGCCCGTTATTTGCTGGAGCATTCGAGACAATCCATTAAGGAGGTCTCTTTTCACCTAGGTTATTCGGATCCCTTCACCTTCTCCAAGCAATACAAAGCTGTAATGGGCGTATCCCCCTCCAAGATTGTACTGCGTTCTGGTCATTCTAAATTTTAA
- a CDS encoding DinB family protein produces the protein MVKELIVGDVTRELTNTRRILERLPEEHMTWKPHEKSMTLGGLATHLINLLNWQIAIFQYPEFDLSTVPMRREALGRRTDFLDEFDANVNKLEKLIAECDEQTLGEEWTLRHGDHIILREPRAIALRTFGLSHMVHHRAQLGVYLRLLDLPVPGFYGPSSDEQA, from the coding sequence ATGGTTAAAGAACTAATTGTCGGCGACGTAACGCGTGAACTGACCAATACACGCCGCATTCTGGAACGCTTGCCCGAGGAACATATGACTTGGAAGCCGCACGAGAAATCGATGACGCTTGGCGGTCTTGCCACGCACCTGATCAACCTGCTAAACTGGCAAATCGCGATTTTTCAGTACCCGGAGTTTGATCTTTCAACCGTGCCGATGCGGCGGGAAGCTTTGGGAAGACGTACTGACTTTCTCGATGAGTTCGACGCGAACGTCAACAAGCTGGAAAAGCTTATCGCCGAATGCGATGAGCAAACACTCGGCGAGGAATGGACGTTGCGCCACGGCGACCATATCATTCTCCGCGAGCCGCGGGCGATCGCGCTCCGCACCTTCGGATTAAGCCACATGGTTCACCACCGGGCGCAGCTTGGGGTATATTTGCGGTTGCTCGATCTTCCGGTCCCGGGCTTCTACGGCCCATCGTCCGACGAGCAAGCCTGA